In the genome of Criblamydia sequanensis CRIB-18, one region contains:
- a CDS encoding HIT domain-containing protein, which produces MEFTLHQNLFSKAFVLDLPFCRVLLEDNCHYPWLILVPRRNNLRLLLDLTPSEEKCFNQELKWAQTTLLNEFKADHINVGAIGNKTPQLHIHVIGRFLKDPAWPNTVWDHKVKDLYTQDAKETVILKIKNRLNHLMQDKVC; this is translated from the coding sequence ATGGAATTTACTCTTCACCAAAACCTCTTTTCAAAAGCTTTTGTGCTAGACTTGCCTTTTTGCCGGGTCTTACTTGAAGACAATTGCCATTATCCTTGGCTAATTTTAGTGCCAAGAAGGAATAACCTTCGTCTTTTACTAGATCTAACCCCAAGCGAAGAAAAATGCTTTAACCAAGAACTAAAATGGGCTCAAACCACTTTACTCAATGAGTTTAAAGCAGATCATATTAATGTGGGAGCCATAGGAAATAAAACGCCGCAACTTCATATTCATGTTATCGGGCGCTTTTTAAAAGACCCCGCTTGGCCAAACACCGTATGGGATCACAAAGTTAAGGACCTTTACACCCAAGATGCTAAAGAAACCGTCATCCTTAAAATTAAAAACCGCTTAAATCACCTCATGCAAGACAAAGTTTGCTAA
- a CDS encoding BON domain-containing protein — MKKHFVIYLFVLSLFSCETKEKPRKPPLNHGVQNQPENPSKKSPKRNFLSHGIVQSLEEDKDRQITQNIRKHLMNDKTLSFIARNITVITEDGVVTLRGKVPTEVEKNKISQKINLIPSIVTLNNKLEVSDD, encoded by the coding sequence ATGAAAAAGCACTTCGTGATTTATCTTTTTGTTCTAAGTTTATTTTCATGCGAAACAAAAGAAAAACCTCGTAAACCTCCTCTAAATCATGGAGTTCAGAATCAACCGGAGAACCCTTCAAAAAAAAGCCCCAAGAGAAACTTCTTGTCTCACGGAATAGTTCAATCTCTTGAAGAAGATAAAGATAGGCAAATCACTCAAAATATTCGAAAACATCTAATGAACGACAAGACGCTTTCGTTTATCGCAAGAAATATCACTGTTATAACAGAAGATGGCGTGGTCACGCTTCGAGGTAAAGTCCCGACAGAAGTTGAAAAAAATAAAATCTCTCAAAAAATTAATCTAATCCCCTCCATTGTGACATTAAATAACAAGCTTGAAGTCTCAGACGATTAA
- a CDS encoding enoyl-[acyl-carrier-protein] reductase, whose protein sequence is MDFNLKGKRAFIAGVADDQGYGFAIAKALAEAGCEIIVGTWTPLMNIFQMSLDRGKFDESRKLKSGFVLEFTKIYPLDVAYDSMEEVPEEVKSNKRYQGYDNYAIKEVVELVKKDFGSIDILVHAIANGPEVTKPLLETSRNGYLTAVSSSAYSFVSLLKHFGPIMGKDGAALSLTYIAADKVIPGYGGGMSSAKAALESDTKILAYEAGRKWGVRVNTISAGPFKSRAAKAIGFIETMIEYAEANAPLQRELYGEDVGRSALFLCSPLASAITGVTLFVDNGLHVMGAVQTGLENYKPASV, encoded by the coding sequence ATGGATTTCAATTTAAAAGGTAAGAGAGCTTTTATAGCTGGCGTTGCAGACGATCAAGGATATGGGTTTGCTATTGCGAAAGCTCTTGCCGAAGCCGGCTGCGAGATTATTGTCGGGACCTGGACGCCTTTAATGAATATCTTTCAAATGAGTTTAGATCGAGGCAAATTTGATGAATCTAGAAAATTAAAGAGCGGCTTTGTTTTGGAATTCACAAAAATCTATCCCCTCGATGTGGCTTATGACAGTATGGAAGAGGTTCCCGAAGAGGTAAAATCGAATAAACGCTATCAAGGATATGATAACTACGCGATTAAAGAAGTTGTGGAACTTGTAAAAAAAGATTTTGGTTCCATAGACATATTAGTTCACGCTATCGCAAATGGCCCGGAAGTGACAAAACCGCTTCTTGAAACATCAAGAAACGGCTATTTGACAGCTGTCAGCTCATCAGCCTATTCTTTTGTCAGTCTTTTAAAACATTTTGGTCCTATAATGGGAAAAGATGGCGCCGCTTTGTCTTTAACCTATATTGCTGCCGATAAAGTCATCCCGGGTTATGGGGGCGGTATGAGCTCTGCAAAAGCCGCGCTTGAGAGCGACACAAAAATCCTTGCCTATGAAGCCGGAAGAAAATGGGGTGTTCGAGTTAACACAATCTCTGCCGGACCCTTTAAAAGCAGGGCCGCTAAAGCAATTGGTTTTATTGAGACGATGATTGAATACGCTGAAGCCAATGCTCCTTTACAAAGAGAGCTATATGGCGAAGATGTGGGTAGGAGCGCTTTATTCCTTTGCTCCCCTCTTGCTTCTGCGATCACCGGCGTAACTTTATTTGTTGACAACGGGTTGCATGTAATGGGGGCGGTTCAAACTGGACTTGAGAATTATAAGCCTGCTTCAGTGTAA
- a CDS encoding SDR family oxidoreductase produces MKWSLVTGGAKRLGKEIASHLAKRKNNIVIHYRRSEKEAQDLAHHLMSLYGIHAETIQGDFTNREMTEDFINRYLNRFQETQNLINNVGNYLIRSCQETCNTEWEDLFNTNFLAPLFICNGLLPSLKKNKGSIINLGVSGLQAFKAESKTSAYTLSKIALLAYTKSLAKDLAKDQVRVNMVSPGYLENAVDLPDDIKRIPMQRAAKMEEVCDVIDFLLSEQSRYITGQNIEVAGGLNL; encoded by the coding sequence ATGAAATGGTCTTTAGTGACAGGCGGAGCAAAAAGGCTCGGAAAAGAAATTGCCTCCCACCTAGCCAAACGTAAAAATAATATCGTCATTCATTACCGTAGAAGCGAAAAAGAAGCTCAAGATCTTGCACATCATTTGATGAGCCTCTATGGCATTCATGCGGAAACTATCCAGGGTGATTTTACTAATCGAGAAATGACTGAAGATTTTATTAATAGGTATCTCAATCGTTTTCAAGAGACTCAAAATTTAATAAATAATGTAGGCAACTATCTTATCCGATCTTGCCAAGAAACTTGCAATACTGAATGGGAAGATCTTTTTAATACAAATTTTCTGGCGCCCCTATTTATCTGTAATGGGCTTTTGCCTTCCCTTAAAAAAAATAAGGGATCGATCATCAATCTTGGTGTCAGTGGTTTACAGGCTTTTAAAGCTGAAAGTAAAACATCTGCTTATACCTTATCTAAGATTGCGCTTTTAGCTTACACAAAATCTTTAGCTAAGGATCTTGCCAAAGATCAGGTACGGGTTAATATGGTATCTCCAGGCTACTTGGAAAATGCTGTGGATCTGCCCGACGATATCAAACGAATTCCCATGCAAAGGGCCGCCAAAATGGAGGAAGTTTGCGATGTTATCGATTTTCTTTTAAGCGAACAATCCCGCTACATTACCGGGCAAAATATCGAAGTCGCCGGCGGCTTGAATTTATAA
- a CDS encoding TIGR01459 family HAD-type hydrolase has translation MAVEFSSLEELIDQFDGILLDAYGVFWNGNSLGLMPNAEKVFNRLMMANKHVGILSNSSQLAEKEKSKLEKWGIFASKHYHFYLTSGEIGKKALLDLKLPFPIVRKKFFPLFKPHPQFSSYYDLFKETSFTETFDPSEADFIYLNIPHIEGKDQTETVSFQEEIDRILPLKLPMICFNPDKVAFEGNPLNAVIRQGAIGSLYEKRGGEVHYTGKPYPQAFQIAIDQFEKVGIRREKIVMIGDNPETDIRGANHVNLASALITETGVMSFHLKEKGSSAFDMIDKSDTPKFYLKSFTL, from the coding sequence ATGGCAGTCGAGTTTTCTAGTTTAGAAGAACTAATAGATCAATTTGATGGCATACTTTTAGATGCCTATGGTGTTTTTTGGAATGGAAATAGTTTAGGTCTAATGCCTAATGCGGAAAAGGTCTTTAATAGGCTTATGATGGCCAATAAGCATGTCGGCATTCTCTCCAACTCCAGCCAGCTTGCTGAAAAAGAAAAAAGCAAACTTGAAAAATGGGGGATTTTTGCGTCAAAACATTACCATTTTTATCTTACGTCAGGGGAAATTGGAAAAAAAGCGCTTCTTGACTTAAAGCTTCCCTTTCCGATTGTCCGTAAGAAATTCTTCCCTCTTTTTAAACCGCATCCCCAGTTTTCGAGTTACTATGATCTTTTTAAAGAAACGTCTTTTACGGAGACTTTTGATCCAAGTGAAGCCGATTTTATTTATCTGAATATCCCTCATATCGAAGGAAAAGACCAAACAGAAACGGTTTCTTTTCAAGAAGAAATAGATCGAATCCTTCCTTTAAAATTGCCCATGATCTGTTTTAATCCTGATAAAGTCGCTTTTGAAGGCAACCCTTTAAATGCAGTCATTCGGCAAGGGGCTATAGGTTCTTTATATGAAAAAAGAGGTGGAGAGGTGCATTATACCGGCAAACCCTATCCTCAAGCTTTTCAAATCGCTATCGATCAATTTGAAAAAGTTGGAATTAGAAGAGAGAAAATTGTCATGATTGGCGATAACCCTGAAACGGATATTCGAGGAGCAAACCACGTTAACCTAGCTTCAGCTCTTATTACAGAGACAGGGGTAATGAGCTTTCACTTAAAAGAAAAAGGAAGTTCAGCGTTCGATATGATTGATAAAAGCGATACTCCAAAATTCTATCTTAAATCCTTTACCTTATAA
- a CDS encoding Dps family protein: MSTGLMREKVQRQVSQLSTFLATTYVLYVKTQNFHWNVTGPRFFTLHELFEKQYLELAEAVDEIAERIRALKGVAPGTMHEFLQLSEIKESKEQLSENQMLNTLAEDNEDIANMLAEWIPKAQEDGDEGTADIYIQRLKLHEKNAWMLRSHISKE; this comes from the coding sequence ATGAGTACAGGTTTAATGCGTGAAAAAGTGCAAAGACAAGTGTCTCAATTATCAACTTTTCTTGCGACCACCTATGTTCTTTATGTAAAAACCCAAAACTTCCATTGGAATGTGACGGGTCCTAGATTCTTTACACTCCATGAGCTTTTTGAAAAGCAATACCTTGAACTTGCTGAAGCGGTTGATGAAATAGCCGAGAGAATAAGAGCCTTAAAAGGAGTCGCTCCCGGCACTATGCATGAATTCCTTCAGCTCTCTGAAATTAAAGAATCAAAAGAACAACTCTCTGAAAATCAGATGCTTAACACACTTGCCGAAGATAATGAAGATATTGCCAATATGCTTGCCGAATGGATCCCTAAAGCTCAAGAAGATGGGGATGAGGGAACCGCTGACATTTACATCCAAAGACTGAAGCTTCATGAAAAGAATGCCTGGATGTTAAGAAGTCATATTTCAAAAGAGTAA
- a CDS encoding HAD-IIB family hydrolase, producing MDILNKIKALFLDIDGTITNEAHDLDPRISTGLEALYKEGWQIVFVTGRSYLWSRTVLSDLKIPYYLAIENGSLILEMPHKKVISKNYIKKEILTAIKRKSPEIFSRSAIYSGFINQDLCYFAPLEIDKKLLNYMTDRASQIGETLVPLVDITNPPLEEFAALKVFGQKKDLLPFKDLLPAFNLKAPILRDPLRQDFSLILCTSGDKGSVVDFFRAYFDLEFSISAGDDHNDIPMMQKTDISIAMPHASDEVLEKANIISEPVEKQGVLKALRLAINYLQGSYE from the coding sequence TTGATGGCACTATCACAAACGAAGCTCATGACTTAGACCCAAGAATCTCAACTGGCCTTGAAGCGCTTTATAAGGAAGGCTGGCAAATCGTTTTTGTTACAGGCAGATCCTACCTTTGGAGCCGAACGGTTTTGTCCGATTTAAAGATTCCCTACTACTTAGCGATAGAAAATGGTTCTTTGATTCTGGAAATGCCTCATAAAAAAGTCATAAGCAAAAACTACATAAAGAAAGAAATCTTAACCGCAATAAAAAGGAAATCTCCTGAAATATTTTCAAGATCCGCCATTTATTCAGGATTTATCAACCAAGACCTTTGCTATTTTGCTCCTCTTGAAATTGATAAGAAGCTACTGAATTATATGACAGATCGGGCCTCGCAAATAGGTGAAACCTTAGTTCCGCTTGTCGATATCACAAACCCTCCACTTGAGGAATTTGCAGCCCTGAAGGTTTTTGGACAGAAAAAGGATCTTCTTCCTTTTAAAGATCTTTTGCCGGCATTTAATTTAAAAGCTCCCATCCTTCGCGATCCCTTAAGACAGGATTTTTCTTTGATCCTTTGTACAAGCGGGGATAAGGGAAGTGTCGTCGATTTTTTTAGAGCTTATTTTGATTTGGAATTTTCCATTTCTGCGGGAGATGATCATAACGATATCCCCATGATGCAGAAAACAGACATCAGCATTGCAATGCCCCATGCAAGTGACGAAGTGCTTGAAAAAGCAAATATCATTTCAGAACCGGTTGAGAAGCAAGGGGTCTTAAAAGCGCTTCGTTTAGCCATCAATTATTTGCAAGGCTCTTATGAATGA
- a CDS encoding dihydroneopterin aldolase has translation MNELKRYPLVTVGGLIFAEDGTILFVKAPKWSGLYTLPGGKVELGETLSEAFEREIFEETALKVTHVRFALTQDSLFNEEYFPKNHFVMHDYLAQLAPGFKKEDVILNDEGVSYRWMTINEARKEKLNKEAYVLLDWYERNYQVKSLVGFNRLEIECIIGNNKEERTIPQKIYVSLKMNVECKETDNLEDTVDYDEAARLFESAAKETKYKLIETYALHMKNLLMKKYPLLKGVQINVYKPEALSRAEAAFIEIKEGFI, from the coding sequence ATGAATGAATTAAAGCGATACCCTCTTGTCACAGTTGGTGGGCTTATTTTTGCAGAAGATGGCACTATCTTATTTGTTAAGGCGCCAAAATGGAGCGGGCTTTACACCCTGCCGGGGGGGAAAGTGGAGCTTGGAGAAACGCTTTCCGAGGCCTTCGAAAGGGAAATTTTTGAAGAGACCGCTTTAAAAGTTACGCATGTTCGTTTTGCATTAACTCAAGACTCTCTATTTAATGAAGAATACTTTCCGAAGAACCACTTTGTGATGCACGATTATTTGGCTCAACTAGCCCCAGGTTTTAAAAAAGAGGATGTCATCTTAAATGATGAAGGGGTGTCATACCGCTGGATGACTATTAACGAAGCTCGAAAAGAGAAATTAAATAAAGAAGCGTATGTGCTTTTAGACTGGTATGAGAGAAACTATCAAGTCAAGTCTCTAGTTGGATTTAACCGTTTAGAAATCGAATGCATTATAGGAAACAACAAAGAAGAAAGGACTATCCCTCAAAAAATTTATGTTTCTTTAAAAATGAATGTCGAATGCAAGGAAACAGATAACTTAGAGGATACTGTCGATTATGATGAAGCCGCTAGATTGTTTGAGAGTGCGGCGAAAGAAACTAAATATAAATTAATCGAAACGTATGCTCTTCATATGAAGAATTTGTTGATGAAAAAATACCCTCTTTTGAAGGGGGTTCAAATCAATGTGTATAAGCCTGAAGCTCTATCTCGTGCAGAGGCTGCTTTTATTGAAATCAAAGAAGGCTTTATATGA
- a CDS encoding methyl-accepting chemotaxis protein, translated as MSQKITYEKDEGFSKKKPSFIQRMLSLFTYTQKIGIILSLVAFATLLTSFLLLKAQKEEMFTLKKEMQGLSLQKSIREAFEGIVKHKILSHRYLEGDESIKQEIIELQDVISRNIAELVELTHLLQKDLSLEDKDFELREEQETAPKQLLKQWEDFSTEAFETSPDISDAFHITLIDGLQSLLKTVGDTSKLNFDSELKTHYLTQSLLETLPEAQDTIAQILTLLHRITLENKSNYDDQHRLTFLTTVYRNNLDRLQQALNKVIYTEKSEHNNENINSNLVTPLNSYVENGKSFVQLIDQFQYALERRRENETEKGLFPFSESNLFGIKALNKSFLLVDALSQHTDRLLQNRYDSLYRFFYRLLLTILGTLLAALLIGFIVAKDLNRYTNGVYESVRQYCEGNLNARAPEANDKALQKFTILLNELAVRFDSMTEDLEKAGVDLSTSTSQLSEAADYQKESVSQQEKTIQEILQTAIDISLTTQQFAKTTNDISKAAEETSMLASLGAKDLAKMEQTMRQMVQGTENITAKLAVLNEKTSSITSVITTITKVADQTNLLSLNAAIEAEKAGEHGKSFSVIAKEIRRLADQTANATLDIEKMISEMINAVTEGVIGVDKFTEEIRSGVNQVSQVSEKLSTIIEQVGEQALGFENVNQKMQGLSEGALQINNSMELLSETAGKTSLAIHQFSQAIEMLTNLADKMRNLVAKTKKI; from the coding sequence ATGTCCCAAAAAATTACTTATGAAAAAGATGAGGGTTTCAGTAAGAAAAAACCTTCCTTCATTCAAAGAATGCTTTCTTTATTCACATATACCCAAAAAATTGGAATCATTCTTTCATTAGTGGCTTTTGCAACGCTATTAACTAGTTTTCTTTTGCTAAAGGCCCAAAAAGAAGAAATGTTTACCCTAAAAAAGGAGATGCAAGGTCTCTCTTTGCAAAAATCTATCCGTGAAGCTTTTGAAGGCATTGTAAAACATAAAATTTTATCTCACAGGTATTTGGAAGGCGATGAGTCTATCAAACAAGAAATAATTGAACTTCAGGATGTCATATCAAGAAACATTGCCGAACTTGTGGAACTGACGCATCTTTTGCAAAAAGATCTTTCTCTCGAAGATAAAGATTTTGAACTGAGGGAAGAGCAGGAAACCGCTCCCAAACAACTTTTAAAACAATGGGAAGATTTTTCAACCGAAGCTTTTGAAACCTCTCCCGATATTAGCGATGCTTTTCATATTACTTTGATCGATGGGTTGCAATCTCTGCTTAAAACAGTGGGCGATACCTCAAAATTAAATTTCGACTCCGAATTAAAAACCCACTATCTCACTCAAAGCCTTCTTGAAACTTTGCCGGAAGCTCAGGATACGATCGCTCAAATCCTAACCCTTCTTCATCGAATAACTTTAGAAAATAAATCCAATTATGACGACCAGCACCGTTTGACTTTCTTAACGACGGTTTATAGAAATAATTTAGATCGTTTGCAGCAAGCACTTAACAAAGTCATTTATACCGAAAAAAGCGAACACAATAATGAAAATATCAATTCCAATTTAGTGACACCTCTCAACTCTTATGTGGAAAACGGAAAATCATTTGTTCAGTTGATCGATCAATTTCAATATGCGCTAGAGAGAAGACGGGAAAATGAAACTGAAAAAGGGCTGTTTCCTTTTTCTGAAAGCAACTTATTTGGAATAAAAGCTTTAAATAAGAGTTTTTTATTGGTTGATGCCCTTTCTCAACATACCGATCGATTATTGCAAAATAGATATGATTCCCTTTATCGATTCTTTTATCGCCTTCTATTGACAATACTTGGAACTCTTCTTGCAGCCCTTTTAATAGGGTTTATCGTAGCTAAAGATCTCAATCGATATACAAACGGTGTTTATGAAAGCGTCAGACAATATTGCGAAGGCAACCTGAATGCAAGAGCCCCTGAAGCGAATGATAAGGCCCTGCAAAAATTTACCATCCTTTTAAATGAATTAGCGGTTCGTTTTGACAGTATGACCGAAGATTTAGAAAAAGCAGGCGTTGATCTTTCTACTTCTACTTCTCAATTATCTGAAGCTGCCGACTATCAAAAAGAGTCCGTCAGCCAGCAAGAAAAAACTATTCAGGAAATTTTACAGACAGCGATAGACATATCCCTTACAACTCAACAATTTGCCAAAACAACTAATGATATTAGTAAGGCGGCTGAGGAAACCTCAATGCTTGCCTCTCTTGGGGCAAAAGACCTTGCCAAAATGGAACAGACAATGAGACAAATGGTACAGGGAACAGAAAATATCACAGCAAAACTTGCGGTCTTAAACGAAAAGACCTCTTCTATTACAAGTGTCATTACAACGATTACGAAAGTTGCGGATCAAACTAACCTGCTTTCTTTAAATGCAGCCATTGAAGCTGAAAAAGCAGGAGAGCATGGAAAAAGTTTTTCAGTTATTGCCAAAGAAATCAGAAGGCTTGCCGACCAAACAGCCAATGCGACTTTAGACATTGAAAAAATGATCAGCGAAATGATTAATGCCGTGACAGAAGGGGTCATTGGCGTGGATAAGTTCACTGAAGAAATTAGAAGCGGAGTGAATCAAGTATCCCAGGTGAGTGAAAAACTAAGCACCATTATTGAGCAAGTAGGTGAACAAGCTTTGGGTTTTGAAAATGTGAATCAAAAGATGCAGGGTCTTTCAGAAGGGGCCCTTCAAATTAATAACTCTATGGAACTTCTATCGGAAACTGCCGGAAAAACTTCTTTGGCTATTCATCAATTCAGCCAGGCCATTGAGATGCTGACAAATCTTGCCGATAAGATGAGAAATCTTGTTGCTAAAACTAAAAAAATTTAA